The DNA region TACCAGCATCAGCAACCAAACTAGTCATATCAAGGCACTTGGGTCTCAATCTGATTTTTTGCTCCCGGTAAACAATTAAACGTTGCTAATTTACAGAAAACAAAGGCTCCAACCAGACAAAACAATACTCCATGCTCCAACTCTGCTTCCACATTTACAGCCAGGGCATCTAAATATCTACAGAATTCCAACCCAAAACCTCCACGCGCTCTTCGCAAAGCTCACGAAGAATGGCGAGCTTAGGTCAACCTGACAAAGGTGATATCATCAATATACACGTCATTCGTCGCACCTACGTTCCCACCGACATTGAGTACAAGCTGCACCCATGAAGCCTTCGCAGTGAAGGTGATTTCCCTTGTCCCCCAAGCATTCGCTGGCGCCCCGTTCAACTGCGCTTCGGTAAAGGATGTTTGCAGAATGTCGGGATACACATAAAGGTACAAACTGGTAAAAGAACTGGGGTTCGTGTGCTGGAAAGACAAGCTGAATCGATACTGCTGGCCGGGGACGACGGGCAGGTTGTACGTCAAGCTGTTTCCTCCTCCGTTGACGTTGAGATACCGCATGAGGAGTCCCCGCGAGCCCGACTTGGGACGGGcgttgctgatggtggtggacacCAGATGGGTCGATGGCCCGAGGACCCAGTCTCCGAGAGTGCCATCTTCAAAACCGCCATCACCCTTGAGCAGATCCACACCGGTCGAGGGAGTCGGGGAAGGGACCTGACCGACCGTGTAGGTGTTTGTGGCGCAGGCGGAATCAGACTGGCATATGACGGAGGCAGTGGGCGCATGGAGGCAGGCGTAAACGCTGTCGGCGACGGAGCGAGCAAGCGCAGAGGATGGGACTACGGGGAGCGCAGTGGTGGGAAAGCAAGCTGTAGCCGCAGGGTTGGTGGGCATGCCGTAGCGGGTAAGAGCACTCTTGCAAGCGCTCATCGAAGATCCCACGCTGCGCCAGTTGAGAGTCGTAGATGCTAGCTGTCGGCAAGCGGCCGGCAGACCACCAGACGCATAGCAGTACGCGGGGTTTCCGTTATAAGTGGGCGTAGGGGGGCAGTCGGTAATGGTGGTCAACTCAGGCccctgggtggtggtggtggaagactcggttgaagaaggcagcTCGGTGGTGCTGACAGGAATATCTGAAGTCGTGGTCTCTGGCTCGGTCGGGGCAGTCGTTGTTTCAGGCTCCGGGGTGATGGTCGGCGTATCCGTCTCAGTCTCAACGGGAGTGGTGACTTCTGCAGAGGTGGTCACCGAGGTCGATGTTGCCTTGGTGTACAAGTTCATTCTGTCCGGGCCACCACACCACTGGCCGGGAGCGCCCACACAGAGCATGGCGCAGTCCTTCTCGGGTGCGGCCTGTCCGATCAACTCGTTTCCACAGTAGCATTCGCGTGAATACTCGAGGCCAAAGTAGGAAAACTCGCTACATCTGTCGGCACACTTCTCAACCGTCATGTCATCGGTGCGCCAGTCAACAGCCTTGAGGGAGCGGTCGTCCACCTTGTCGGTCCAGCATGAGGCATAGTGGAAGTCACCAACGGACTCAAGGTTGCTCCCAGCTCCGACCGGGTTTGGCTTCTCGTAGATGTTGAGCCGGTTGGGGCCTCCACACTGCTGGGAATGGTTGCCCATGCAGGTCATGGAACACTCGCCCTCCGACACCTTGGTGCTGGCGGCATCCAAACTTGTCCCGCAGAAGCACTCTGTCCCGTACTCGACACCGAAGAACGCGTATCCGCCGGCGGTGCATGTAGCAGCACACTTCTCCAGAGTCATGTCGTGCTGAGCGACCGTGATGCCGCCCAGCACGCGCTGGGGAACGTTGTCTGTGTAGCAACCTTTGTACTCAAAGTCCGAGATGACCACAGGGGGCTCCTCCGTATCCAAGTCGTCGCAGGCTCGGTCGAATTCGTAGACGTTGAGCCTCATGCCTGCACCGCATGTCTCGTCTGGGTTTCCGGAGCAGGGCATGTTGCACTCGGAGGCCGGTGCGGCATCGGTgggcttgttgctgccgcAGTAGCATTCCGAAGACCACTGTGTGCCGAAATAGTCGTAACCACGGCAGTTGGCTGCGCACTTCTCTGCCGTCATGTCGTGGGTGCTGATAACCTTGCTGGGCAGCACACGGCTTCCAGTGTCGACGAAGCAGCCGAGCGCCGTGTATTCGGGGGCATCATCTACCTGTCGGGAGTAGAGCCCGTTCGGGAGAGCAGAACTGGtcgagagaaagagagcacCCAGCGACAAGAGCCGCATCTTTGAGCGAGAGGAATCCATCTTGAAGACACGATCTTGTCAACAAAGACAGGGAAGAATGACAGTCAGAACAAGAGAGCGACACTCCCAGGTGAGGAAAACGACCAAATAAGAGCGCAGAAGAGACggacaaccaccacatcatcagaTTCTGGGGAATCCATTGTCTTGTGAACTCAGCTCAGGTCTGGAACTGGACACCAAACTCCAAATTGATCGTGTCCCAACCGAAGGGGCCGTGATGTCAATAGTGTCGCCCATTTTGGATCATCACGGTCAATAGAGCAGACGATTGAGTGGCGTAGTGTGCATTTTGAGAGCCGAGTCCCCTGCTGAGGTGTCTAGCGCATTTCAATAGTGCTAATCCTTCTGTGGAGCAGGGGATCGAATTGTTCTGGACCCAAACAGCCAGCATCAGATTTGATGGGGAATCCCTACTGAAGGAGAAATTGGATCACGCAGCCACGCTTGCCACCTTCTTCACGTGGCAGTCAAAACAAGCTTCTCAGATTTCGACGAGGGTCCGAAGAGGAGAGCGTTCTGGCTAGGCGCGTAGCTTGACTTGGCGTTAGCTACCCCTGCGTGGACGGGGATGGCAAGGACAGGGGCCTGGACATTGAACTGGACGAGATATGATGGAGGCTCCTGTTTGAAACAACGGCTCTGAATGTCCGAGGTGATGACCAAAAAAAATTCAAAGAAAGGCAATGCTGCCAGAGATCATAGACATCACCTACTGTCATTTCATCCCCTTGAGGCGTGTTCCAAATCCACTCGATGAGCATTGTGGTGCTCTGCTCCGTGCACAGATATCTTGGCATTGCGTGAACCTCTGCCTGATTCTCTTGATATCTCTATTCACACCCTTGAGAAGACTACCGCACGGTTCTGGCCAGTAATCTAGTTACTGATCTCCCCGTAACATCTGACGTCTTCGTCGGTTCCAAGAACACATTTTTTGGACGCTGCTCAGCGGCTTCCAGTACCCTCTCACGCTGCCTGTTGTGTTTCTTCATGATCCGGCCGGCAGTATCTGCTCTTTCCGGCCCgccctcccattcctcgcgCTCCCTGGCCGAGACGTACCGGAGGACTTCGTCGAAAGGAACCAGAAGATCAATACTGCCATTGTCGCGGTCGCCCACTCGGTAGTAGGTGATCAGTTGTCCACCGTCGGGATGCGAAACGTCACTTTTTTGATGATTGCCTTGATCGCTCATTGGGCGCTGGAGGTGCAGCTCGTCCATGACGTAGCCTCGTTTTGGGTAGACTCCAGAGGCGTATGTGTTTGAAGGTTGGCTCTCCCGAGTAGAAGGTGGTTGGAGGGCAATGATAGGAACCTTTTGGTCAGGCACAGCGCCCCATGACGTAACTTCCGCTTCTGAAACTCTCCTTGATTGATAGTTCTTGGTTTTCTCATGGATGGCCGACAGTGGTGGCGGAGTCGAGGCTGGGTGAGGTCGTTGGTCGTTTTTCTGAGAGCAAAATGGGTCCTTCATTGCTAAAGTCGTGCTGATATTGGTTTTAAGAGATCGCTGCTAGGAAAAGTTGTCATCAGTACTTGGCCTCAGCGAACGGCTTGTGGCCCTCAGTCGTCGGTACCTTGGCTCTTTTGAAAAGTAATAGCGGACAGGCTACAGGTAGGCTTTCCCGGAAAAGCTGTGGGACTCTCGTCATACAagaggagcagaggaagcTATGGGAAAGTCGCAAACGATTGGGGAAAACTGACCGAAGTTAACAAACCGTGGAAATCCCACACAAATACCAGCCCTGAGTGGACCTGCCAGAGCACATGGCCAGGTGGTGAGAAGGGAAATAAATATtgctcccactccccacaTGACTTCACTATCGGACGGAACAGGCAATGATGGCGGATGCACAAATGGTGTGCTGAAAACCAAACGATGGCTGCTCATAGTTGGTTGTTCAATAGGCGCCAATGTCCCCTACATGCTCATACGCTGCACGCACATGGAAGGCAAACCCATTGCAGACAGCGCTTAAGGCAAGCATCACATGAGAGACAACTGACAGAAATGAGTGATACATAAACAAGCCTCTGCCCAAAAAGCTACTGAATGAACCCATCCAGGTATCCCAGTGGTATTTCGATGCATGAAAATAGGCAGTTCCTGTAACCGAACTGAAGTGATGAGAAACCTGACCGCGAAGGCTTGCTCCATGCTCCCTCACTGAAAGTGAGCCAGcaacccttcctcctccagagTTTTCTTGGTGCTCTCTCTCGCTTCGAGCTTCTTCACAATCTCAGTGTACCTCTCATACTTCTCCATCCCAAACTCATGCATAACTCCCCACCTGTACAAGATATACGAATACACATCCGCCAGTGTCAGCGAATCTCCAACAATCCACTCCCCGCCGCCCTTCTGCAGCTCTGTCTCCAGATGCTCATACGCAGCCTTGATGTTCTTCTTTCCACCCTCCTTcacagcctcctccaacttcttGTCGCTGACATCCACAAACCTCTTCGGTACCAAAAGCGCCCCCCATCCCACTCCGTGCAGCTCACCGGCAAAGTAGACGGCCCATGAGAGAACCCTTGCTTTCTCAAGATCTGTCTTGCCCGCCAAGCCCCTTTCGGGACGAAGAGAAGCAATGTAAGAGAGGATAGCGGGCGTCTCGGTGATGGACTCGCGGTGTCCATCGGCGAAGGTGATGACAAAACCAGGAACGTAGTTCTTGTGGTGAACCTGGTCACGGTACTCCTCCGCAGTAAGCGAGCCGTCGGCAGGTTCGATCTTCAGATTGGCGTTGCGGCGGGTGTTGACAGATTGGAAGGGGATGGAGAGCTCGTGAAGGGCCAGACGAACTGCATTCGAGCAAGCTCCTGCGCTGTAGTAGAGAGTGAAATCCGGAAGAGCCGCCATTTTCCAAGGGAATGCAGGAAAGGCAGATGATGGGACTTTGTtgtgaggggttggggctAGTAATTGCTGATTTGATACCGAGATGATAAGAGGCAGAAGGAGACAACGAGCAGGATCTCTTGACTTTATACCGAGACTCACAGCAGTCCGTAAAATACTACCCCCTGCCAATCCCATGTGGCCGTTCAGTCTTTGTAATCAATCACGACCAAAAATCATGGCCCCTGCCATGGTGTCTTATAACCCCTTTTGGATGTAAAATAGAAGGGCATTCACCCATGCACACAGTAACCGGAGTGATATGACGGGCCGGAACAACAGACATTGAACCGTCTTCAGACAAAGGAGGTACATGAGTGAGCAAAGGTACAGAGTTCATTTCTAAGCAATATTCATTCGATATGTCATCCAAAAGCCTAGGCCAACGCAATGACACCACACTCTACAATAATTTGTGTCAATCAAAAATCCTTCGTCTCAAGTTATAGCCCTCTTGTCACGTTTTCTGATGGGGCACTCACATTTTGCTCTTCTAGCCTCGAACTTTTGCTTGCAGAGATGACGAAACATTGCGTGATGGACCAATGGCATGTATATTATGTaaggggagaggttggttaTGATGGGGGTGCATTTGTAATCATCCAAAAGATCATTGATCCGGGTTGAACAACGATACATGGGGATTACAGCCAATCCCACACGATCGAGGGCAATCTCTTGGTTTACCTAAGCAAAAGAATTCATTGAGTCGAAAGCGGATTGCATATCTCCTTAATTTATTTGTTGAGAGACCAAAGTGCGGTTTTACATGTATGGTCCTTATGCTCATGCTCCTTACTTCCAGTCACTGTGAATAAACAGTACACAATATTGCGAGGCCGTGGTCCAGACGCTTACCTGAACCCCACGTTGTattttccttctccaactAGCAGTTACTCAGCTCTCTACCAGGGCATTCAGCTTTGTGCTCACCTTGCCAGTTTTGCGTTCACAGCATTCAATATGCTCCATCCATCAATGTAGCTATATTTGTTTCAGTACCTAGTCAATCTTTGGTCATTAATAATATCGCACCAGTCACATTTCCATCGTGTAAAAATTGAGCTTGCGATAGGGACTGCGATTCTCTGTGAGCCAGACATtatgagaagaagggggtaATGATGAACAGAGGCAAAAACGGTACCTGATTATTTTCATCGACACACCTTGGGCTTCGAGGACAGACTGAGTCGAATATCTTTTGCTGTAGCGGTTTGAGTTCCTTACATTGTCCTTATCAAAGCACTGCAACGGCTCAACGAGTCATACTGAGACTATAAAATACAGGGCTTACGCATATCATTcttaggtacctaggtaggctCAAGCCACGTGACTTACTATGCTGCTAGGCCATGAGAATAGAAATGAGTGCAAGAGTTTGGATAGGTAGTTAAAACCGGGTTGAAGTGAACTTGATTTGAGGTGATTGGTggccccctcccaccaaggaacaaaaacaagaaaagaaaaaaaaagaaaagaaaaagaaaaaaaaaagtaaagaCATGGGGAAAGTACAGATAACGTCTCCTGTCACTGTAGCATCATGAGGTGGCAACACCTGTGCAACATTTCTCAAAAGTCGTCCCATTTCGAAAGCGAAGAAGCAAGCAGGGCCGTTCCAGTTTCCTTATCACCGACGCCGATCAGGCTTTTGTTCAAATCATGGTCAGAAAGCCGGAATATCCGGGTGGTGAGTAGCCATCAGAGATAAGCGATGTGTCAATCTCACGCAATGCTGCTTGTCCCACAGATAGGCGTCCAGTCATTGGCACCGATGAGACATCTGGAAAGAAAGGCCGACTGTGATCGAACTTGGCGAGAGAATCTGGAGCGGGATCTGGCTCACTTTAAGAGGCTGCAACGCCAAGAACCTGGGAGGCGCAAGTGCCCGCCCAGCATTCCGTCTCCGAATGGCCGCCTGTTGCGTGCCTTTAGCACTCCCCGAGCGCGATGAGGCCTGATTTCCCATACGCCAGTCAGAATCTTACCTACCTTAACCGGAGCCTCAAAGACAGGGTTACAATGTAGAACAACCGGCCAGCTGTGGCGCAACCTCCAGGTCTTCCATGGAAGGCATGGAAGCTTTATCTGATCTCCGCAGACCCGGATGGATCAGTGTTACCTTCCGCATTGTCTGAAAGAAACACGTGCATCCCCTGATTTAGTCTGTAATTTGTCTCGCGTTGACACCGAAGATCCCTCAGCGGCACAGTTGTTGTCGTACCCCGGGGTCCTAATCGGGAACTGGTAGGCTAATTACAGCTACAAGAATGTCTGGTCAAGGAGTCACCGCGGCAGGCAGCTCTGATGGCACAGTTCCAGTGGGACTGGCCAAATCGGCTTTGGCGGATTGCTCCTGATAGCTAGCTACTATTCGGCATATCAATTTAGTATCTACATCAAGTGCAGGCGCCGAGTCCTGCTAGGCTTGTAAATTAAGGTAGAAAAGGAGACGGTGGTTGGAGCTGAAGCCGTCGGAGCCCGAGGAGCTTACTCGGGGTGATGTGATTCCTTATCCTACCTGTTTTCCTACACAATCTTGTGTGAAGGATTAGGGATGAATCTCAGGGGACCGTTGGTCGCGGAATCTTCGGGTACCGTCGCGCAAGACGACCCATATTCTTCCAACCTCATGACGGGTCTGACAGATTTGCAcagttttttcttttctgtggCTCGTCTTCAAGACTTGGGTTAGGTGAGAAGCCATGACTGGCGATGAAAGATGGCTAAAGTGCTATCTGTGGGCCCCTctgcggtggaggttggagttCTGTATGTCGTGATAGTCTGACTGCATTCCATTAGAGCCGGGCCACCCGGATGTAAATGTCTCACATCTTGGTGGTCCTGGTAAACCGACATCAGGAACCGGATCACCGGCTGTCATCGGGTTCCTGAGTATGTAGATGTTACATATTGCTTCCCCACACCACCTTGTCGTCttctaggtaggtatctgAGCAATTTTGAGAGAGAATAGTGTGATGATTGAATTGGGGTAAGATGGACGCCACAGATGGACTCCAGGCTAGCAAGTTGAGCTGGTCGAAGTGATCCTAATCGTCTGTGCTGGTTGCCTACAGCAATTTCTCATATCGACGAGCAACTTCAATAAGATAGGTATGACTTTGAGTGATTGGGGCACACCTGTCAGCTTCACAGACAGGTGTAAGACTGAGACGTACAGTATAAACACGGTACAGCTCCTGCAGTGTCACCCTTCCATCCT from Podospora pseudocomata strain CBS 415.72m chromosome 3, whole genome shotgun sequence includes:
- a CDS encoding hypothetical protein (COG:G; COG:O; EggNog:ENOG503P073) yields the protein MDSSRSKMRLLSLGALFLSTSSALPNGLYSRQVDDAPEYTALGCFVDTGSRVLPSKVISTHDMTAEKCAANCRGYDYFGTQWSSECYCGSNKPTDAAPASECNMPCSGNPDETCGAGMRLNVYEFDRACDDLDTEEPPVVISDFEYKGCYTDNVPQRVLGGITVAQHDMTLEKCAATCTAGGYAFFGVEYGTECFCGTSLDAASTKVSEGECSMTCMGNHSQQCGGPNRLNIYEKPNPVGAGSNLESVGDFHYASCWTDKVDDRSLKAVDWRTDDMTVEKCADRCSEFSYFGLEYSRECYCGNELIGQAAPEKDCAMLCVGAPGQWCGGPDRMNLYTKATSTSVTTSAEVTTPVETETDTPTITPEPETTTAPTEPETTTSDIPVSTTELPSSTESSTTTTQGPELTTITDCPPTPTYNGNPAYCYASGGLPAACRQLASTTLNWRSVGSSMSACKSALTRYGMPTNPAATACFPTTALPVVPSSALARSVADSVYACLHAPTASVICQSDSACATNTYTVGQVPSPTPSTGVDLLKGDGGFEDGTLGDWVLGPSTHLVSTTISNARPKSGSRGLLMRYLNVNGGGNSLTYNLPVVPGQQYRFSLSFQHTNPSSFTSLYLYVYPDILQTSFTEAQLNGAPANAWGTREITFTAKASWVQLVLNVGGNVGATNDVYIDDITFVRLT
- a CDS encoding hypothetical protein (COG:O; EggNog:ENOG503P4H7), which codes for MAALPDFTLYYSAGACSNAVRLALHELSIPFQSVNTRRNANLKIEPADGSLTAEEYRDQVHHKNYVPGFVITFADGHRESITETPAILSYIASLRPERGLAGKTDLEKARVLSWAVYFAGELHGVGWGALLVPKRFVDVSDKKLEEAVKEGGKKNIKAAYEHLETELQKGGGEWIVGDSLTLADVYSYILYRWGVMHEFGMEKYERYTEIVKKLEARESTKKTLEEEGLLAHFQ